One window of Sporocytophaga myxococcoides DSM 11118 genomic DNA carries:
- a CDS encoding TlpA disulfide reductase family protein, translating into MRVLSFLLIVAVVFGCSEKKESEKKEGDFSFELSGTIKNGGGKKLYLDKLENQSWIHLDSTEIGSDGSYKFTGALSEPDYVLLQADTQNVLLIIDAPAIKFNSDLTDLPGNASVEGSKATAEYLTFFNQMSKLQKAQNKLQQKGMSFQMKKQEDSIPAIMAELKGLQEKVRKLTIASIDSVLPSLSVFSMVNYLDFQSELPYLKKVADEMNKAYPNSTYTKLLSSEVQKALVMKKQEEEKEKLSKVGVGKKAPEIALPDPNGKIIKLSDFKGKYVLIDFWASWCGPCRMENPHVVELYKKYKDKGFAILGVSLDEDKEKWKNAIMKDGLVWEQISDLKGWASSVNPVYEVQAIPLTYLIDKEGVIIAKNLRGHDLTNKLEELFGK; encoded by the coding sequence ATGAGGGTATTAAGTTTTCTGCTAATCGTAGCGGTTGTTTTTGGGTGTTCTGAGAAGAAGGAATCTGAAAAAAAAGAAGGTGATTTTTCTTTTGAATTATCAGGAACAATTAAAAATGGCGGTGGTAAGAAATTATACCTTGATAAACTTGAAAACCAAAGCTGGATCCATTTAGATTCGACAGAAATCGGATCTGATGGATCTTATAAATTTACGGGTGCTCTTTCTGAACCTGATTATGTTTTGTTGCAGGCAGATACTCAAAACGTTCTGCTTATTATCGATGCTCCTGCTATAAAGTTTAATTCCGATTTGACAGATTTGCCAGGGAATGCATCTGTAGAAGGATCGAAAGCAACAGCGGAATATCTGACTTTTTTTAATCAGATGAGTAAGCTTCAAAAGGCACAGAACAAGTTACAGCAAAAGGGAATGTCATTTCAGATGAAGAAGCAGGAAGACTCTATTCCTGCCATTATGGCTGAATTGAAAGGCCTTCAAGAAAAGGTCCGTAAATTAACTATAGCATCTATAGATTCAGTTTTACCTTCTCTTTCTGTATTTTCAATGGTTAACTACCTTGACTTTCAGTCTGAACTTCCTTACTTGAAAAAGGTAGCAGATGAAATGAATAAGGCTTACCCAAATTCAACATACACTAAGCTCCTGTCTTCAGAAGTGCAAAAAGCTCTTGTTATGAAAAAGCAAGAGGAAGAAAAGGAAAAACTAAGTAAAGTTGGTGTTGGGAAAAAAGCTCCGGAAATTGCACTGCCTGACCCAAATGGAAAAATTATCAAGCTTTCAGATTTTAAAGGAAAGTATGTATTGATAGATTTCTGGGCCTCATGGTGTGGTCCTTGTCGCATGGAAAATCCACATGTGGTAGAACTTTACAAAAAATATAAGGACAAAGGCTTTGCTATCCTTGGTGTTTCTTTGGATGAAGACAAAGAGAAATGGAAGAACGCAATTATGAAGGATGGCCTTGTCTGGGAACAGATTTCGGATCTTAAAGGCTGGGCTTCTTCGGTTAATCCTGTTTATGAAGTACAAGCAATCCCCTTAACTTATTTGATAGACAAAGAAGGTGTCATTATCGCCAAAAATTTGCGCGGCCATGATCTGACAAATAAGTTGGAAGAGCTCTTTGGTAAATGA
- a CDS encoding GIN domain-containing protein yields the protein MKKSGLLYIAIISAILLSCNKEDSWDCVKRTGKIVQERRIVKGVYYIFVEDNIDLIFKNNLGDTLVVEAGENLLKKITSENDGTNLRIRNTNTCNWVRSYKKDIKVYIDAVKYKDIFVMGYGTVSNEGVIQKDRLFLHNYSNADVNLNVDLEFLWVDMDKLANITINGKLHRLHAINLGSGQLKVNTPDCKFVSISNQGPGMSYVHSDSAFYSTIQGTGNVYYSGDPQVVAMHKQGAGEFIKQ from the coding sequence ATGAAAAAATCAGGTTTACTATATATTGCAATCATTTCAGCTATTCTATTGTCATGCAATAAAGAAGACAGCTGGGACTGTGTGAAGAGAACAGGTAAAATTGTCCAGGAAAGAAGGATTGTAAAAGGAGTATATTACATCTTTGTTGAAGATAACATAGACCTCATTTTTAAGAATAATCTTGGAGATACTTTGGTAGTTGAAGCTGGTGAAAATTTGCTAAAAAAGATTACCAGCGAGAATGATGGAACTAACCTTAGAATAAGAAATACCAATACATGCAATTGGGTCAGAAGCTACAAAAAAGATATAAAGGTCTATATTGATGCTGTTAAATATAAAGACATTTTTGTCATGGGATATGGTACAGTAAGTAATGAAGGTGTTATACAAAAAGACCGGCTGTTTCTGCACAACTACTCCAATGCAGATGTAAATCTCAATGTTGATTTGGAATTTCTTTGGGTTGATATGGATAAACTTGCAAACATCACAATAAATGGAAAGCTGCATCGCCTTCATGCTATCAACCTTGGATCCGGTCAATTGAAAGTAAATACACCTGATTGTAAATTTGTATCAATATCAAACCAGGGACCAGGCATGAGTTATGTGCACTCTGATAGTGCTTTTTACTCGACAATTCAAGGCACAGGAAATGTCTACTACAGTGGCGATCCTCAGGTAGTTGCAATGCACAAACAAGGAGCTGGAGAGTTTATCAAACAATAA